TGCAGCAAGGTCATGATCGTATAAAACATCGTTATGTTGATCAAGATCGCGTGTTTTTACAGCATCTCGGCATTACAGATCAGAAAGCGCAAATCATTCCGAGCATGGCAAGGAAGTGGAAGCAAATTAATAAATTTGTCGAGATTTTTGCAGGTGCTTTGACGCATATTGAGCAAAAAGAGCAAGCGCTAAAAGTGGTCGACTTTGGTTCAGGTAAAGGGTATCTGACCTGCGCCTTATATGATTATTTGGATCAAAATCTAGAGACGCCTTTTGTAACGGGAGTCGAACTGAATCCTAAAATGGTCGAATTTTGTCAAAATGTGGCACAAGCATCAAACTATACCCAGTTGGATTTTTTCCAAGGCGATGTTCGAACGTATTCGCCTGAACATTTAGATGTGATGATTGCGCTACATGCCTGTGATGTCGCAACCGATTTCGCCATTCATACCGGTATTCGTTTAAATGCACAAATGATTATGTGTGCGCCGTGTTGCCACAAAGAACTGCGTCCACAAATGCAAAGTCCGCAAGTGTTAAAACCCATGCTCCAGTTTGGTATTCATGCTGGGCAACAAGCAGAAATGTTGACCGATACCATTCGTGCGTTGTTACTCAAAGCCTATGGTTATGAAACCAAAGTTTTCGAATTCGTGGCCTTGGAACATACCAGTAAAAATAAAATGATTTTGGCCACCAAACGTAAAAATTATGAAACACCGGACGCCGAAGTTCTGGCACAGATTGTCGCTCTAAAGCAGATGTATGGGATTCAAAAACACTCTTTAGAACTGCTGCTCAATGATCAGTGGGATCAGCAAAATCTGGGTGAAAAATGTTAATTTGAGTGCCTAAGAGCAGTGATAGACTGCTCTTTTTGATGAGGGAAATGTCATGTCTAAATTCAACATTGTTTCAGCAGATTGGGCAACGCTAAAGCAAGATGCTCAATATATTCGTGAGTTGGTGTTTATTCAGGAACAGCAGATTGATGCGATAGATGAATGGGATGCGCAAGATCCAATATCTTTACATTTTGTGGTGTATGGCGACTTAAAGCCGATTGCGACGGCACGATTATTGGACAACAACAGCATTGGACGAGTTGCTGTTTTAAAGGAATATCGTGGACAAGGGATTGGAAAGATTTTGATGTTGGATATTATTCAACAAGCTAAAATTCAAAAAAGAGAAACTTTAAAACTGTCTGCTCAAGTCCACGCCATCGCATTTTATCAACGTTTAGGTTTTAAAGCTGAAGGTGCTGAATATTTAGATTGTGGTATTCCTCATAGGGATATGACTTTAATCTTTTAAAGCCTTCAAAATATGGAATCCCTATGACCAAAAACAAAGATATTCATGCTGTCATTTTTGATTTAGATCAGACACTTTTAGATCGTGAAAGTTCCTTAGAAAAATTTTTAGATTGGCAAATCAATTTTTTTCAAATTGTACCTCAGCAAAAAAAGAAGGCGTTTATAAACAGGTTTATGAAGCTTGACTGTCATGGATCAGTTTGGAAAGATAGTGTTTATACACAACTGATCAAAGAATTTTCTTTAACGCAATCTGTTGATACCTTACTGCGAAGTTATATTGAAGATTTTAATCAGTTTGCGACTGCATTTGAAGGTGTGGAACTTGCGATAAAAACGCTATACCAACAAGGCTATCGATTAGGATTAATTTCGAATGGTCGATCACCTTTTCAAGAAAATAACTTTAAGGCTTTAGGATTGAATGAGTTTTTCAGTAGCGTGCTCGTCTCTGAAGCGATAGGGATAAGAAAACCTGATCCTGAAATTTTCAATAGGTCATGTCTGCAACTGAATACTGCGCCAGAACACTGTGTTTTT
This genomic window from Acinetobacter sp. TGL-Y2 contains:
- a CDS encoding HAD family hydrolase; translated protein: MTKNKDIHAVIFDLDQTLLDRESSLEKFLDWQINFFQIVPQQKKKAFINRFMKLDCHGSVWKDSVYTQLIKEFSLTQSVDTLLRSYIEDFNQFATAFEGVELAIKTLYQQGYRLGLISNGRSPFQENNFKALGLNEFFSSVLVSEAIGIRKPDPEIFNRSCLQLNTAPEHCVFIGDNEIADIQGAHKAGMKTIYFNQNPNKRSQLSNENLHYFKDLDLIISNL
- a CDS encoding GNAT family N-acetyltransferase, with translation MSKFNIVSADWATLKQDAQYIRELVFIQEQQIDAIDEWDAQDPISLHFVVYGDLKPIATARLLDNNSIGRVAVLKEYRGQGIGKILMLDIIQQAKIQKRETLKLSAQVHAIAFYQRLGFKAEGAEYLDCGIPHRDMTLIF
- a CDS encoding class I SAM-dependent methyltransferase, whose product is MSQMASLFPEEQQFLDAVQQAIETQTIDRLILSQYRGDIADLEKITCRVIQLQNEQVLNCLYRHKTQDVTKNYLLSEAKAVIKDLSSSCKQANLFTVDEELQLKKNKKKALLTRTVLTKITQTASTQTGQVQQGHDRIKHRYVDQDRVFLQHLGITDQKAQIIPSMARKWKQINKFVEIFAGALTHIEQKEQALKVVDFGSGKGYLTCALYDYLDQNLETPFVTGVELNPKMVEFCQNVAQASNYTQLDFFQGDVRTYSPEHLDVMIALHACDVATDFAIHTGIRLNAQMIMCAPCCHKELRPQMQSPQVLKPMLQFGIHAGQQAEMLTDTIRALLLKAYGYETKVFEFVALEHTSKNKMILATKRKNYETPDAEVLAQIVALKQMYGIQKHSLELLLNDQWDQQNLGEKC